The genomic segment TTGGATGCAGCGATTAGCGAACTATGGCGCAAAGTACTCGCCAAGATAGAAAAATCGCTAAGCAAACCCAGTTTTGATACCTGGCTGAAGGCGACAAAGGCAACTACATTAGAAGAGGATGCACTGATCGTCGTCGCACCAAACGACTTTGCTCGTGATTGGCTAGAAACTAGGTACGCACAACTGATTACCGATACACTATATGAAGTGACGGGTATCAATATGAAAGTAAAGTTCGTCGCGATGCAAAATCCTGATGCGGCTTTTGCCGATGAACAACCTGCCCCACGGGTGAAAATGAGCGAACCGCCAACAGTCGCGGATGACCAGCCACCCAGTATCTTAAATCCCAAATACACCTTTGACACGTTTGTCATCGGCTCAGGGAATCGATTCGCTCACGCCGCATCGCTTGCGGTTGCTGAAGCTCCTGCAAAAGCTTACAATCCCCTCTTCATTTACGGAGGAGTCGGACTTGGCAAAACCCACTTAATGCATGCAATTGGCCATTATGTCATTCAGCACAACCCATCGGCGAAAGTGGTCTATTTGTCGTCTGAGAAATTCACCAATGAATTCATCAACTCTATTCGTGACAACAAAGCCGTCGAATTCCGCAATAAATACCGGAGTGTTGACGTTCTTTTAATTGATGACATTCAGTTTTTGGCAGGCAAAGAATCGACACAAGAAGAGTTTTTCCATACGTTCAATGCTTTGCATGAAGAAAGCAAACAAATCATTATCTCCTCCGATCGACCTCCCAAGGAGATCCCGACACTGGAGGATCGCCTCCGCTCACGCTTCGAATGGGGACTGATTACTGATATTCAGCCGCCAGACCTCGAAACGCGGATTGCGATTTTGCGCAAAAAGGCGAAAGCAGAAAATCTCGATATCCCTAATGAGGTAATGGCGTACATCGCCAACCAGATCGACAGCAACATCCGCGAGCTGGAAGGCGCACTGATTCGTGTCGTTGCCTACTCCTCCTTGATTAATCGTGATATCGACACGCAGCTGGCAGCGGAAGCTCTGAAAGACATTATTCCTTCCTCCCGCCCACGCGTGATTACCATTATGGACATCCAACGAACGGTCGGAGAAGCGTTCAGCCTGAAACTCGAAGATTTCAAGGCGAAAAAACGGACAAAAACCGTCGCTTTCCCACGTCAGATTGCGATGTATCTCTCCAGAGAGCTGACGGATGCCTCCTTGCCGAAAATCGGTGATGAATTTGGCGGCCGTGACCATACGACAGTCATCCATGCCCATGAGAAAATCTCTCGTGCGCTGGCAAATGACCCTCATATGCAAACAACCATTCAGTCGCTCATTGAAAAGTTAAAAGCAAACCATTAAACCTGTGCATAACGCAAAAAGCCTATACACAACTTACCCACATGTGTATAGGCTCTCTTTTACGTAATGGACCCACATATCCACAAATCCACAGGCCCTATTACTACTTCTGTTAAAAAGATTTATCCTAATAAGTTATGATAAAGGCGCAGCCATTATGCAGATTCCAACCAAAAATAATGGCGCCGGAGAGGGAGGCTCACGTCGATGCATATTACCGTTCAGCGTGAAAAGCTGTCGAACGCCGTATCGCATGTTAGCAAAGCAGTTTCTAGCAGAACTACGATTCCAATTTTGACCGGGATTAAAATCAAAACGGATGATGAAGGTTTGACACTGACAGCAAGCGATTCTGATGTGTCTATTGAAGTTCAGATTCCGCTGGAAGAAGCGGGAGAATGGGGAGTAACGGTACATCAACCTGGTAGCATTGTGTTGACTGCACGTATTTTCAGCGAAATCGTGCGCAAGCTGCCAAGCAATGAAATCGATATTCAAGTCGATGATCGTCTCGCAACCAAAATTCGTTCCGGACAAGCTGAGTTCACCATTAACGGAATGGATGCCAGCGAATATCCGCAGCTGCCGCATCTGGAAGAAGATAAAGTCTTCAGTGTTCCCTGTGATTTACTGAAGGCAATGATTCGTCAGACTGTTTTTGGTGTTTCCACTTCCGAAATGCGTCCGATCTTGACCGGTTTGATGTGGTCGCTTGATCAAGGAAAATTGCGTTTTGTGGCAACCGACAGCCATCGCTTGGCAAGCCGTACCGCTATGGTCGAATGCCCAGAGGATCTTTCTTTCCATAACGTGGTTGTTCCGGGTAAAAGCTGCAATGAATTGGTAAAGATATTAGATGACGACCAAAATCTCGCGGATATCGTTGTTGCTGACAATCAAATTTTGGTGAAGTCCAAGCATATCCTGTTCTATTCCCGTCTCTTGGAAGGAACTTATCCGGACACGACCAGAATTATTCCACAAGGAAGCAAAACGGAGATTACTGTCAGCACCAAGGAGTTTTTGCAATCTATCGAGCGCGCTTCCTTGCTGAGCCGCGAAGGAAAATCGAACGTAGTCAAGCTCGTCACGATGCCTGATGGAACCGTCGAAATTACGTCCAATGCACCTGAGATCGGGAAAGTAACGGACATTTTGATGCCAAAAGCAATGAATGGCGAAGAACTGAAAATTTCCTTCAACGCCAAATACATGATCGATGCGCTGCGTGCAATCGATAGCGCGGAAATCAAAGCGAGCTTTAGCGGCCCGATGAGTCCATTTGTGATTCGTCCGACCGATCATGATTGGATGCTCCATTTGATTTTGCCGGTTCGTACGTACTAATTTGTTTTTACGTAAAAGAAAGGAGCCAAGCCATGCGTGAGGTTTCCATTAGCACAGACTATATTGCTCTCGGCCAATTTTTGAAGCTGGCTGAAATCATTGACACGGGGGGAATGGCCAAAGCTTTTTTGGCTGAGGTTCCGATCCAGATCAATGGAGAGCTGGACAACAGACGTGGACGCAAGCTATATCCTGGCGATGAAGTGGCGATTGAAGGCTATGGTCGCTATCAAGTGGTACGCCCCTGAGAGGAGAGCGTGATTCTTGTTTCTCAAGAACCTGTCGCTAACCAATTATCGCAACTACGAAACGATGTCCCTGTCGTTTGACGGTCCCATTCAGTTGTTTATTGGCAACAACGCTCAAGGGAAAACGAATGCTCTCGAATCGATCTATGTTTTGGCACTCGCCAAATCCCAC from the Brevibacillus brevis genome contains:
- the dnaA gene encoding chromosomal replication initiator protein DnaA encodes the protein MDAAISELWRKVLAKIEKSLSKPSFDTWLKATKATTLEEDALIVVAPNDFARDWLETRYAQLITDTLYEVTGINMKVKFVAMQNPDAAFADEQPAPRVKMSEPPTVADDQPPSILNPKYTFDTFVIGSGNRFAHAASLAVAEAPAKAYNPLFIYGGVGLGKTHLMHAIGHYVIQHNPSAKVVYLSSEKFTNEFINSIRDNKAVEFRNKYRSVDVLLIDDIQFLAGKESTQEEFFHTFNALHEESKQIIISSDRPPKEIPTLEDRLRSRFEWGLITDIQPPDLETRIAILRKKAKAENLDIPNEVMAYIANQIDSNIRELEGALIRVVAYSSLINRDIDTQLAAEALKDIIPSSRPRVITIMDIQRTVGEAFSLKLEDFKAKKRTKTVAFPRQIAMYLSRELTDASLPKIGDEFGGRDHTTVIHAHEKISRALANDPHMQTTIQSLIEKLKANH
- the dnaN gene encoding DNA polymerase III subunit beta, with translation MHITVQREKLSNAVSHVSKAVSSRTTIPILTGIKIKTDDEGLTLTASDSDVSIEVQIPLEEAGEWGVTVHQPGSIVLTARIFSEIVRKLPSNEIDIQVDDRLATKIRSGQAEFTINGMDASEYPQLPHLEEDKVFSVPCDLLKAMIRQTVFGVSTSEMRPILTGLMWSLDQGKLRFVATDSHRLASRTAMVECPEDLSFHNVVVPGKSCNELVKILDDDQNLADIVVADNQILVKSKHILFYSRLLEGTYPDTTRIIPQGSKTEITVSTKEFLQSIERASLLSREGKSNVVKLVTMPDGTVEITSNAPEIGKVTDILMPKAMNGEELKISFNAKYMIDALRAIDSAEIKASFSGPMSPFVIRPTDHDWMLHLILPVRTY
- the yaaA gene encoding S4 domain-containing protein YaaA; its protein translation is MREVSISTDYIALGQFLKLAEIIDTGGMAKAFLAEVPIQINGELDNRRGRKLYPGDEVAIEGYGRYQVVRP